The Triticum aestivum cultivar Chinese Spring chromosome 5A, IWGSC CS RefSeq v2.1, whole genome shotgun sequence genomic sequence gcagtattcccgcttagtacaagtgaaggctagaaaaagactgggaagcgaccagctaaagagagacaacagtcatgaacatgcattaaaattaatcaacaccgaatgcaagcatgagtaggatataatgcaccatgaatataaatatcgtagaggctatgttgattttgtttcaactacatgcatgaacatatgccaattcaagccactcgaatcgttcagaggaggataccaccctatcataccacatcacaaccattttaatagcatgttggcacgcaaggtgaaccattataagctcctaattaattaagcatggcataagcaactgcaatatctaattatcattgcaaacatgtttctctcataataggctgaatcaggaacgataaactaatcatatttataaaaacaagagaggtcgagtttataccagcttttctcatctcaataagttcatcatatatcgtcaatattgcctttcacttgcacgatcgaataaagtggataataataatagtgcacgtgcattggactaagctggaatctgcaagcattcaattcaagagacaagacaaggtaatataggctctttgttagatcaacaataatgcatataagagccactcaacattttcattatggtcatctcatctcgacccccaaagaaaagaaacaaaactatttacacgggaaagctcccaacaagcaaaagaagaacgagaaatctttttgggttttctttttaattactactactacaggcatggaaagtaaactagctaaaagttacaactaatttttttgtttttcttaaggtttatcaaacacacaagaagaaagcataaaaggggaaataaactagcatggatattacaatgaaaaagtatgagcaccgacaactagcatgagtgtgtgaacaggaatgtaatgtcggtgagaagtacgtactcccccaagcttaggcttttggcctaagttggtctatggccacggctgacctggcggatatccgaagtaaTAGTTGGGTCGTACTGGGAAGtagcctcggattgccactggttggcaatctcctccggatcccactgataaacagactgtcgtgaaggatcaaattgtggttccgactctggctctgtagctgatgtggggtttcagtaggcgtgaatggcctccggcggaacaTGGTACTTGCCtacagataagtcaaacaaagaaggagcaggcaaagtgatagtctcagggtgatttttatcaaaaatCAGCTTGTATTTAAGCATCgtttccttattcttaacgataaaatcaagtgctaccatactcttatagtctagaaaaacagaaggcagcaacttttcttccttgtcataatgtctaataggtatgttaaaatgtgcagcgaggcgcgaggcgaagatgccttcaaggacggggcccttagtacggttcaggtttaaccgctttgcaacaatagcgcccatactaaatgtgtcatcacggaacaaggcatgacacaaaataacaatatcaggggcactaagattgccagagttcccgcgaccaatcaagcatctactagcaaatattgcaaaataacgtagaacaggaaaatgtatgctagtaattcttgcatcggaaacctttctagtttcccctacagcaacCATATCAATAAACCATTCCACATCACTATGATGTGGTTCTTCTATACTGCCTGTAAAGGGTATTTTACAGACCCGGCAGAAATAAAAAATgaacatctccttatactcatcatataaataaaaatccactgaaggtggtgacctcctagcatgcaaatgaaaattttgcacaaaaatattactaaataagagatactgttcgcgttggtcgtgaaggaagtcggtgaggcctgcattctcaaccgactcataaaaatcatcatagatcccggctgctctcaagaactcatcacaaggccatacacatggccgaaccttcgcagtacgagggagattatatttgggcctcttatcctcctcactttgcttatccttcgagtttcggttcgatgagcccctcaaaaataatTTATCTCAAATTCTTAAAGTTTTTTCAAAAGTATgatcattttttaaattcatgaattttCCCAAATttgcattttatttttattttttgtgaacACTTCTCAAGTTCACGACTTTTCAAAAGTCAACGGGCAACATCCACAATCAACGGTTAATGATCAATGCTAATGGTTGTGGTTCAAAATTCTATGTTCAAATGCTCTCGTGGGCCACAGCCCATATATCACATGCGTGAGCGCCAGTAGCCTAACGAACGCTCTAAGCACCAATTAGGAGGTCTCTACATACATATGCTATCTACATTATAAGGTGGTCTTGTACTGGGTATTGTATGATGGATCAATCTCTCGTGGGCGAGAGTACTAGGCCGGATAGACATTGTTTTGGAGGCCCTGCGGTGAGGATGCTTGTATCGCATATCCGGACGGATGAGTTTATTTCAATACTTTGCGAGATAGATAGCCGGCTTACTATGAGATGGACAGAGTTCTTGCCTACATTTATGTTCTATCTGGAGTGCCTGTTAGCTCCGGATTTAGGAACCTTCTACTAGATGAAGCTTctggtattttttttctttttcaagttTCTTTATCGGCTTcattgattttctttttctttcttgattttctgtttggttctttactttattttgtttcaattttttgttTTACTTACTTTTTTTTCCATATATGCGAATCTTTTTAATCTGTTCAGTATAATGTAGTAATTTTTCTACATCTTTTTTTACACTTTGATGAATATTTTGTAAGTGCATTGAACACTTTTATTATATGGCACAAACATTGATTATATgttatgtttttttaaaaaaattacccAATTAAAATTTAATATTTTCATGAACATGTTTTAAATATTGGgaacattttttttctaaatgacaCAAGGATTTTTCCATGTTCAAGAATTCCTTCAGAGAGGGTCTGAACCTAAGTAAACACCATTGTCGCTTCTGTTACCATCTTGCCAAGGCTACCAGCTTGGGACTTCCTATGTGGGACTGCCGGATTTGACCCCGTCACCCTATAAAAATGAGTGAAGGCGGTGGCACTTGATGAGTTGACACAACTCAATGATGGCAACATAACCACTGTACCCTTATCTGCTTCGTTCATGTGAACATTTACGTTGAGAGAGTTGTGCCGCGTGCACCCACCATAAATAAAAAAAAATCATGCGTATATCAAAAATAACAGCATACATGTGAAGACTAACGACGGAGGGAGAGCCGCGAGCGCACGCAAGATCAAGTAAAGTTGAACCGTACGGAGACCCGTCCTATACGGTCGATTGTCATTttggttgtttatttattactccctcggttccaaaatacttgtctttctaggcatttcaaatggactcaacatacggatgtatgcagacatattttaaagtgtagattcattcattttacgccgtatgtagtcatttgttgaaatctctagaaagacaagtatttaggaacggagggagtatatgatagtATATGATATGATCGCCATGCCGTCTTCTCCACACCACAGAGCACATACGCACGCTGAACAAAACGTACGTACTCTGCCGCGCGCTCTTTTTCAGTACACACATATAGAAGCAGAATGTTTTATCCTCCGTTTCAGAATAAAAGAATGTTTTATCTCTCCCGTGCTTGCACGCTCGCTTCCACTCGATCCTGTCCGGCCTATAAATTGCTGTAAGCCAAACCTCCTGAACTCATCTCATTGTCTAGTGTCAGAAGTAGAGCGAGTGCAGAACACACACCGCTCTAGGCCTCTAGCTGCTCGAAGCAACAGTTGTTTGTCGATCTCAGCTAGCCAGCAATGGCTGGTGCCAGTGTAGTCGCTTCTTGTAGACTGGTCATCATGGCTTTCATGGCCGTGGCAACGGCAGCGTCCGTGCCGGCAGTGTACGTGTTCGGCGACTCGCTGGCCGACGTCGGAAACAACAACCACCTGCTGACGGTGCTCAAGGCAGACTTCTCGCACAACGGCATGGACTACCCGGGCGGGGTGGCCACCGGCCGTTTCAGCAACGGCAAGAACTCCGCCGACTTCCTAGGTGAGTTGCCTACTCATTTCACTCCATCGGATACCAATCAATAGTCTACTCTTTTCTTAGCTGTTGCTACTAGTAGTTTGTACGGTCCGAGTATTAGATACTTATAGTTAAATAAATTAGATAAATGATCGTCACTTTCAGTGTCAATCAGTTATTGAAGATATATCTTCAGCTACAGAGAAAGTGTAATGTACCCTTATATCCAAGCTATATATGTTCCTATTCTTCAGCCCCATTTTTAAAAATTTAAGTTGAGAACGTACGACTTTTCACTATATCCAAGTTTGTGATTGATATATACTCACTCGTATGCATGTATGCATGCAGCCGAGAAGCTCGGGCTGGCGACCTCGCCACCGTACCTGGCCCTGTCCTCGAGCAGCAACGCCAACTACGTCAACGGCGTCAGCTTCGCTTCTGGTGGCGCAGGAGTCTCCAACGCCACAAATACGGAACTGTGCATCACCTTCGACAAGCAGATCGAGTACTACTCGGGCGTGTACGCTTCCCTGGCGCGCAGCCTTGGCCAGACCCAGGCCACAACCCACCTGGCCAAGTCCATCTTCGCCATCACCATCGGCAGCAACGACATCATCCACTACGCCAGGGCCAACACCGCCGCCACACCCTCCCAGCAGCAGCAGTATGTCGACGCGCTCATCCAGTCCCTCTCCGGCCAGCTGCAGAGCCTCTACAACCTCGGCGCGCGCAAGGTGCTGTTCCTCGGCACGGGGCCCGTGGGCTGCACCCCGTCGCTGAGGGAGATTAGCTCCACCAAGGTCTGCAGCGCCGTGGCCAACGCCATGGCCGTGCAGTACAACAAGGCGGCCGAGGGCGTGCTGAACGGCATGACCACGCAGCACGGGGACCTGCACTACGCGCTCTTTGACTCCTCCGCCGCGCTGCTCCGGTACATCGACCAGCCGGCGGAGTACGGGTTCACCGAGGCCAAGGCGGCATGCTGCGGCCTGGGGGACATGAACGCCAAGATCGCCTGCACCCCGCTCAGCAGCTACTGTGCCAACCGCTCCGACCACGTCTTCTGGGACTTCTACCACCCCACGGAGGCCACCGCGAGGATGCTCACCGCCACTGCCTTCGACGGGTCCACGCCTTTCATCTTCCCTATCAACGTAAAGCAGCTCAGCGCCATATAGAATTGTATTTAGACTAGCACTAGATTCATCATCTTCGTATAACAAGGAATGTAGTACATGTTTACACATGAAGTGCAGAAAAAAATGCAAATATATTCTGGAGTTGTatattcattttattttatttttgcgaaaAGGAGTTGTATATCCATCACTTGCCTGGTTTTTTTTCTCCAAAATCATCATCTGCGTGTAACAAGGATTGTACCTCATCTGCATGTAACAAGGATTGTACATGTTGACACATGAAGTGcaggaaaaaaaatcaaatatatatTGCAGCTGTATGTTCGCGTGCCTCAATTTTTCTCCAAAGTCCgagtgattttttttttcaaaataagtCCGAGTCATATTTTGAAGCCTTTGGTCAACGTCTAACCATCACCATCTCCGAGTCACTCCATGCATAATttacaaaccaaaaaaaaatcGCTGGGATTTCACTAAGCAGTGTGCAATTCTAGTTGACTGGGATTTTTAAACAGATTATACAACTGAAATTTAGCGAATGCCAAATGTACTTTATACTTTATAAAAAATGGTTCCAGGTTCcagctttttttttgcggggaaaactACACACCGGTATAGTACTGCGTGCGCTGCTCGAACGCTAGTTTGTTTGAGCTAGCTAGTAATGGCGGGTACCAGTGTAGTCGCTTGTTGCTCCTTGTTCATCATGGCATTTGTTAGCTACTGCTTCAGCtcgagtatttgacaaaaaactaccatatTAGGGGTatccgtcccacagaactaccactttcAAAAAAATGACTAATAACTACCGAAAATTTCTAATTttgtgacaaaaaactaccaagtcgccaTTTAGCCGTTTTAACCGCTTAACTGACAGGGATGGCCCACATGGCAGGCCGACGGCGGCCCAAACGGCTAACGGACGCCCGCTCGCTGCCGTTAGTGGCCCGGCTCGGTCGGAACCAGCCAAGGGCCAGGTCAAAACGACCGACCGGCCGGCCGACCGACCGAACCACATCTCTCTCCCCGAGCTATCTCCTCTGTATCCCTAGGCGGCGGTGGTAATGGCGGCGGTGGATCCAGACCCCGATGGCGATTTGTTCGTCGGCCAACCTCCTGGTGTAGTTGGGGGCCGCGTCGACCTTTCGGCCAACGTGGCTAGGCAGCTCTAGCTTTGCGGCGCAACAGCCTGAATCTGtagttggcggcggcggctcgacCACCGACGAGCCATCCCAGGAGTTGGCGTCGGCTCCACCACTGACGACGACAAGAAGTGCACCTCGCGGCCGGCGCAAGCTTCCTCGTGCGGGAGGCGGCAGGTACAACATATCTTCTTCTTTTTCAGTTTTATTGACAGGATGTATTTTAGGTCAATTTCTCCTAATGTATGATTACAGAGTAATTGCAAATTGTTAGAAACTTTAGCAGTGTGCATTCTTTATAATAATTCATTCCATTTTTGTCCAGTATTGATGACCCAAAATGGGGAATTTGGTTCCATTTAGAGGGCAGAGATTCTGTTGTTAGAAACATGTACCAGTCAGACATATCATTTGGGACTCTAATATCTCTTATTAGGAGTGAGGGTTGCTGCTCTGATGATTATATGTACTATGTTAGTGATGCTCATAAAGGGATAGAAGGCTTAGAGAAAATATCTTCTGAAGATGATGTGCAACAGATGTTGCTCCACTCTCTAAATGAAAAGAGTGTGAACATAAGAGTTGTGAGAGCAAATGAGCTGTGTAATGCAGATGAAAACATAGATTATTATTTTGTTGATCATTGCATTAACACCCAACAAAGTTGCACTAAGTTGGTGGATACAAGCATGGACAGAAAGGAAGAGCTTAAGAAAAGTATTCTTCAGAGAGAAGCTGACCTCAATCATTTTGAAGGTGACACTGATGTATCAGAATTTATGTCTGATTCAGATGGCAACAGTGTGGAACTGCAAGCAGTTTCTTCATCTGATGATGAAGATAGACCAATGGCATAGAAACTAAAGCCAGTGAGAAATCCTGGTCCGACAATTAGAtcacacaatgaggctgagaaaaTGGAAAAACCAGATTGGTTCCCTGAAGCTGATGAAAAATGTTTTCCTGGTGATTATGGCATTAGTGATGAAGAAGATGAGCCTAAAGGATCCTATAAATTACCAAGTGGTAGGAAGAGAAGGGATATGAAGTTGAAGGAAAGGGTATGGTTCAATCCTAAACTACCAAACCCAGAAGAACAGTTTTGTAAGGGATTGTGCTTCACCAGTGTTTATGACTACAGAGATGCACTTAGGGATTTTCACATTAGGACATTGAGGAACTTTCAATACCATAGAAATGCCCCAGATAGGATTATTGTTTGGTGCTCAGAGAGAGCACAAGGATGTGATTTTTTATATCACTGCCTCTAAAATAGCTCATGAGAAAACTTACTGCATCAAGAAGTGTGATATTGTGCACACTTGTGGAGCATGTGCACAGTCCACAAAGGTTACTACAAAGTGGTTGTCCAGATCAGTACAGGAAGCATTGAGAGAAGACATTAGATCTCTtgtggatgcattaattaaaaagaCAAAGACCAAGTTTTCAGTGGATGTGTCAAGGAGTGTGGCATATAGGGCAAGGAGGAAGGTTGTTGATGTGGTGCAAGGTGATCACAAGCAATAGTATTTGAGGTTAAGAGATTATCTTCAAGCTGTTCTTGATACAAACCCTGGGAGCAGGTGTATAGTGACAACATTTGAAGATACAGAAAACCCAGCACCTACTCCtatattcaagtatcttttctacTGTTTAGCAGCTTCAAAGGAAGGTTTCCTTAATGGTTGCAGACCATTTATAGGTAATTTTTGAAGATTTAACTATTATTAATTAGTGGTTTCCTAGTAGTTCTATGTTGTAGCTAATTTGTCACTTAATCCAGGTCTTGATGGATGCTTCATCAAGTTAACCACTAGACAACAAATACTTGCAGCCACGGGAagggatggcaacaacaacatctacctcatagcttttggtgtggttgacaaggaagatggagagagttggacttggtttttAACTCAGTTGAGATGTTGCATTGGTAGTGGCAACAAGTTTGGAACATACACCATCATATCTGATAGGCAAAAGGTTAGTGTCTTATGCACAAATATGTTTGATCAATGTGGTTTTAGTACCTATTGGAATTATTTAAGTTTGATCATGTGCATTACTAATTTGTTAATATACAGGGCTTGCTTAAGGCAATAAATGAGGTATTCCCTAATTTACCTCAAAGGTACTGTCTTAGGCACATATATGCAAATTTCCAAGCAGCTGGATTTAGGGGGTAGGAACTAAAGAAATGTGTGGACTAGGCTAGCTACTCTTACACAAAACATGGTCATGAATTAGGGATGGCAGATTTGAAAGCACAGTGTGAGGATGCTTGGAAATGGCTAAAAAAGATTGATGCTTCTGCTTGGGCTAGGTTTGCTATGGATCATACATGCAAAATAGATCTAGTGGTGAACAACCTGAGTGAAGTGTTCAACAAGATGATACTGGATGTTAGGGCTAAGCCTATGAGGACAATGTTTGAAGGGATTAGGACCAAGCAGatgatcaagaggtagcagaccAGAGAGAAGTTACAGATTAGCAGGTGGACAATCACACCCAACTATGCAGAGATTTTAGAAGAGAACAAGAAATATGTCAAGTATTGCCAGGCTGATAGAGCAGGTGAAACAATATGGCAAGTTACCAGCAAAGAAAAACAATATTTTGTTGACATGGAAAATATACCTGCGATTGCAAGAGATGGAACATGTCAGCAGTACCTTGCAGTCATGGCATATCTGCAATGACAAAGCAAAAACTGCATCCTGAGGACTATGTTAGTGAATTTTTCAAGAAGACACTATATTCTAAGACATACAAAGAAATCATATACCCTGTCCCTGGTCCAGATTGCTGGCCTCAAACAAACACACCAGACATTGAGCCTCCTGTTTTAAAAGAAAAGGCAGGGAAAAAACAAACTGCAAGGCGGAAAGGGCAGTTTGAAGTTCCAGGTCCAAGAGATAGTACTAGGATGGGGACTATAACATGTAGTAACTGTGGGCTAGAAGGACACAAATATACAAGTTGCCAGAAGGCTCTGAGGCCTAAGCTTCAGATGAGGAAAAACAAACATCAGGTAATTACATGACTTTCAAGTTTCCTTTTTCCATGGTATTTACCTCACTAAATGTGTCCTGGTTCTTGAATGCAGGAAAACAAGGCAGTTTATGCAAATACACCAGCTGCACCAGCTCAAGGCCATGCTACAACTGGAAGAAGAGCCAATCCTACCATATCAGTCCctgctgctgttggggaacgtagtaatttcaaaaaaattcctacgcacacgcaagatcaaggtgatgcatagcaacaagagaggagagtgttgtctacatacccttgtagaccgaaagcggaagcgttagcacaacgcggttgatgtagttgtacgtcttcacggcccgaccgatcaagcaccgaaactacgacacctccgagttctagcacacgttcagctcgatgatgatccccggactccgatccagcagaatgtcggggaagagttccgtcagcacgacggcgtggtgacgatcttgatgttctaccgtcgcagggcttcacctaagcaccgctacaatattatcgaggattatggtggaagggggcacctcacactgctaagagatcaatgatcaattgttgtgtctatggggtgcccctgcccccgtatataaaggagcaagggggaggaggtgcggccaggcaaggggcgtgccaggaggagtcctactcccaccaggagtaggactccccccccccttccatgttggactaggacttggggggaaggagagaaagaggggaaaggaaaggggggcgcccccccccccccctccttgtccaattcggacttggggggaggggcgcacgtCTGCCCCTTGTCCTCCTCtctacttcctccactaggcccattaaggcccattaggttaccgggggggtccggtaacctcccggtacgccggtaaaatgccgatttcacccggaacacttccgatgtccaaacataggcttccattatatcaatctttatgtctcgactatttcaagactcctcgtcatgtccgtgatcacatccgggactccgaacaaccttcggtacatcaaaacatataaactcataatgaaactgtcatcgtaacgttaagcgtggggaccctacgggttcgagaacaatgtagacatgaccgagacacgtctccggtcaataaccaatagcggaacctggatgctcatattggctcctacatattctacgaagatctttatcggtcagaccgcataacaacatacgttgttccctttgtcatcggtatgttacttgccctagatttgatcgtcggtatcttaatacctagttcaatctcgttaccggcaagtctctttactcattctgtaatacatcttcccgcaactaactcattagctgcaatgcttgcaaggctttaagtgatgtgcattaccgagagggcccagagatacctctccgacaatcggagtgacaaatcctaatctcgaaatactccaacccaacaaataccttcggagacacctgtagagcacatttataatcacccagttacgttgtgacgtttggtagcacacaaagtgttcctccggtaaacgggagttgcataatctcatagtcataggaacatgtataagtcatgaagaaagcaatagcaacaaactaaacgatcaagtgctatgctaacggaatgggtcaagtcaatcacatcattctccaatgatgtgatcccgttaatcaaatgacaactcatgtctatggctaggaaacttaaccatctttgattcaacgagctagtcaagtagaggcatactagtgacatattgtttgtctatgtattcacacatgtattatgtttccggttaatacaattctagcatgaataataaacatttatcatgatataaggaaataaataataactttattattgcctctagggcatatttccttcagtctcccacttgcactagagtcaataatctatttcacatcgccatgtgatttaacatcaatagttcacatcaccatgtgattaacacccatagttcacatcgtcatgtgaccaacacccaaagggtttactagattctacaatctagttcacatcgctatgtgattaacgcccaaagagtactaaggtgtgatcatgttttgcttgtgagagaagtttagtcaacgggtctgccacattcagatccgtaagtattttgcaaatttctatgtcaacaatgctctgcatagagctactctagctaattgctcccactttcaatatgtatccagattgagacttagaatcatctggattagtgtcaaaacttgcatcgatgtaaccctttatgacgaacctttttgtcacctccataatcgagaaacatatccttattccactaaggataattttgaccgttgtccagtgatctactcctagatcactattgtactcccttgccaaaatcagtgtagggtatacaatagatctggtacaccgcatggcatactttatagaacctatggccaaggcatagggaatgactttcattctctttctatcttctgccatggtcgggttttgagtcttactcaatttcacaccttgtaacacaggcaagaactccttctttgactgttccagtttgaactacttcaaaatcttgtcaaggtatgtactcattgaaaaacttatcaagtgtcttgatctatctctatagatcttgatgctcaatatgtaagtagcttcactgaggtatttctttgaaaaactcctttcaaacattcatttatgctttgcagaataattctacattatctctgatcaacaatatgtcattcacatatacttatcagaaatgttgtagtgctcccactcactttcttgtaaatacaggcttcaccacaagtctgtataaaactatatgctttgatcaacttatcaaagcgtatattccaactccgagatgcttgcaccagtccatagatggatcgctggagcttgcatattttgttagcacctttaggattgacaaaaactttcttgttgcatcatatacaactcttctttaataaatcctattaaggaatgccattttgcttatccatttgccagatttcataaaatgcggcaattgctaacatgattcggacaaacttaagcatagatacgagtgagaaactctcatcatagtcaacaccttgaacttgtcgaaaaccctttttgcgacaattctagctttgtagatagtaacactactatcagcgtccgtcttcctcttgaagatccatttaatctcaatggctcaccgatcaatgggcaagtcaatcaaagtccatactttgttctcatacatggatctcatctcagatttcatggcctcaagccatttcgtggaatttgggctcatcatcgcttcctcatagttcgtaggctcgtcatggtcaagtaacatgacctccagaacaggattaccgtaccactctggtgcggatctcactctggtttacctacgaggttcggtagtaacttgatctgaagttacatgatcatcatcattagcttcctcactaattggtgtagtagtcacgggaacagatttctgtgatgaactactttccaataagggagcaggtacagttacctcatcaagttctactttcctcccactcacttctttcgagagaaactccttctctagaaaggatccattatcaacaatgaatatcttgccttcggatctgtgatagaaggtgtacccaacattttcttttgggtatcctatgaagacgcacttctccgatttgggtttgagcttatcaagttgaaactttttcacataagcattgcaacctcaaattttaagaaacgacagcttaggtttcttgccaaaccatagttcatacggtgtcgtctcaacggatttagatggtgccctatttaacgttaatgtagctgtctctaatgcataaccccaaaatgatagtggtaatcggtaagagacatcatagatcgcaccatatctaataaagcacggttacgacgttcggacacaccattacactgtggtgttccaggtggcgtgagtagtgaaactatttcacattgttttaactgaaggccaaactcgtaactcaaatattttacttccgcgatcatatcgtagaaacttttatttttgttacgatgattctccacttcactctgaaattctttaaacttttcaaatatttcagacttgtgtttcatcaagtagatatactcatatctgctcaaatcatctgtgaagatcagaaaataatgatacctgtcgcaagcctcaatattcatcggaccacatacatcagtatgtatgatttccaacaaatatgttgctcgctccattgttccggagaacggagtcttagtcatcttgcccatgaggcatggt encodes the following:
- the LOC123101692 gene encoding GDSL esterase/lipase At5g55050-like is translated as MAGASVVASCRLVIMAFMAVATAASVPAVYVFGDSLADVGNNNHLLTVLKADFSHNGMDYPGGVATGRFSNGKNSADFLAEKLGLATSPPYLALSSSSNANYVNGVSFASGGAGVSNATNTELCITFDKQIEYYSGVYASLARSLGQTQATTHLAKSIFAITIGSNDIIHYARANTAATPSQQQQYVDALIQSLSGQLQSLYNLGARKVLFLGTGPVGCTPSLREISSTKVCSAVANAMAVQYNKAAEGVLNGMTTQHGDLHYALFDSSAALLRYIDQPAEYGFTEAKAACCGLGDMNAKIACTPLSSYCANRSDHVFWDFYHPTEATARMLTATAFDGSTPFIFPINVKQLSAI